In Luteimonas viscosa, the following proteins share a genomic window:
- a CDS encoding N-acetylmuramoyl-L-alanine amidase: MPPPSEHVAIRVHHLPYVERLESRSIGAIDLVVIHCTELPDLATARSYGERVLHSGSGTGNSGHWYVDRDGTIVEYVAPDRIAHHVRGHNARSVGIELVNTGRYPHWLDTRHQAMDEPYPDAQIEALLALLASVRASLPALRSIAGHEDLDTGRVPASDDPAVQVPRKRDPGPLFPWARVLPACGLQRLP, translated from the coding sequence ATGCCGCCGCCGTCCGAGCACGTCGCGATCCGCGTCCACCATCTGCCCTACGTCGAGCGGCTCGAATCGCGTTCGATCGGGGCGATCGACCTGGTGGTGATCCACTGCACCGAGCTTCCCGATCTCGCCACCGCGCGCAGCTACGGCGAGCGCGTCCTCCATTCCGGCAGCGGCACCGGCAACAGCGGACACTGGTACGTCGATCGCGACGGCACCATCGTCGAATACGTAGCGCCGGACCGCATCGCCCACCACGTGCGTGGCCACAACGCGCGCTCGGTCGGCATCGAACTGGTGAACACCGGCCGCTATCCACATTGGCTCGACACGCGCCATCAGGCGATGGACGAGCCCTACCCCGACGCGCAGATCGAGGCGCTGCTGGCGCTGCTGGCGTCGGTGCGCGCCAGCCTGCCGGCGCTGCGCTCGATCGCCGGCCACGAGGACCTGGACACCGGCCGCGTGCCCGCCAGCGACGATCCCGCGGTGCAGGTGCCGCGCAAGCGCGACCCCGGCCCGCTCTTTCCCTGGGCGCGCGTGCTGCCGGCCTGCGGGCTTCAACGACTGCCGTAG
- a CDS encoding arginyltransferase, which produces MGENDNLRLFHTGTHACGYWPERTARDLVFDPHDARLPAFYPQALQWGFRRSGDIVYRPHCPHCRACVAVRIPVDGFVPNRSQRRCLVRNASVDVRVLPAGRDDERLALYRRYLGSRHPGGGMDTHGAHEFDQFLVGSWANSRFLELREAGRLLAVAVTDLDALAMSAVYSFYDPDEVSRGLGTLAILKQLEWAARERRRHLYLGYWISGHDKMDYKRNFRPLEGFDGRRWRPFDAIDATEDP; this is translated from the coding sequence ATGGGCGAGAACGACAACCTGCGGCTGTTCCACACCGGCACGCACGCCTGCGGCTACTGGCCCGAGCGCACGGCCCGCGACCTCGTGTTCGATCCGCACGATGCGCGCCTGCCCGCGTTCTACCCGCAGGCGCTGCAATGGGGTTTCCGCCGCTCCGGCGACATCGTCTACCGCCCGCATTGCCCGCACTGCCGCGCCTGCGTCGCGGTGCGGATCCCGGTGGACGGGTTCGTGCCCAACCGCAGCCAGCGGCGCTGCCTGGTCCGCAACGCCTCGGTCGACGTCCGCGTCCTGCCGGCGGGACGCGACGACGAGCGCCTCGCGCTGTATCGACGCTACCTCGGCTCGCGCCATCCCGGCGGGGGCATGGACACCCACGGCGCGCACGAGTTCGACCAGTTCCTCGTCGGCAGCTGGGCGAACAGCCGGTTCCTGGAGCTGCGCGAGGCCGGCCGCCTGCTCGCGGTCGCGGTGACCGACCTCGACGCGCTCGCGATGTCCGCCGTCTACAGCTTCTACGATCCGGACGAGGTGTCACGCGGGCTCGGTACGCTGGCGATCCTGAAGCAGCTCGAGTGGGCGGCGCGCGAGCGCCGCCGCCATCTCTACCTGGGCTACTGGATCAGCGGACACGACAAGATGGACTACAAGCGCAACTTCCGTCCGCTTGAAGGCTTCGACGGCCGCCGCTGGCGCCCGTTCGACGCGATCGATGCGACCGAAGACCCATGA
- a CDS encoding MOSC domain-containing protein, which translates to MTRFPRAGQVQWIGLRPARDVPMREVGSAQASAGGGLAGDRYNGGSGKRGVTLIQAEHLPAIAALAGHEEIVPATLRRNLVVSGIALIALKGNRFRIGDVLLEGTVACDPCSRMEVALGAGGYNALRGMGGLCARILEGGELRLGDAVEWVGA; encoded by the coding sequence ATGACCCGGTTCCCGCGCGCGGGCCAGGTGCAGTGGATCGGCCTGCGACCGGCGCGGGATGTTCCGATGCGCGAAGTCGGTTCGGCGCAGGCCAGCGCCGGCGGCGGACTTGCCGGCGATCGCTACAACGGCGGCAGCGGCAAGCGCGGCGTCACCCTGATCCAGGCCGAGCACCTGCCCGCGATCGCCGCGCTCGCCGGGCACGAGGAGATCGTGCCCGCGACCCTGCGCCGCAACCTCGTCGTGTCCGGGATTGCGTTGATCGCGCTGAAGGGCAACCGTTTCCGCATCGGCGACGTGCTGCTGGAAGGCACGGTCGCGTGCGACCCGTGTTCGCGGATGGAAGTCGCGCTAGGTGCCGGCGGCTACAACGCCCTGCGCGGCATGGGCGGGTTGTGCGCACGGATACTGGAAGGCGGTGAACTGCGCCTCGGCGATGCGGTGGAGTGGGTTGGCGCGTGA
- a CDS encoding endonuclease/exonuclease/phosphatase family protein, with translation MTSRSRLVALIVVLALALAGCVRVNVHGDPSTPDAPMPETAPLRVATYNVSLYDEDTGGLIRRLELGNAQARRIAAVLQTLRPDIVLLNEFDYDEAGRAADLFQQRYLEQPQAGGGEPLRYPYRYLAPVNTGVPSGLDLDDSGSVGGDGRERGNDAWGYGLHPGQYGMLLLSKHPIDAARARTFRLLKWSAMPGARRPVDPATGAPFHRDEVWRQLRLSSKSHWDVPVDTPLGVLHVLASHPTPPTFDGPENRNGLRNHDEIRLWREYISPDAKPWLCDDAGTCGGLPGDARFVILGDLNNDPTDGAGEHEAIVELLEHPRVLRHATPRSEGAVLAAAADGGENGAHRGAHAHDTGRFGPRVGNLRLDYVLPSTGFTVADSGVFWPRPGDPAAELAAASDHHLVWIDLQR, from the coding sequence ATGACGTCCCGTTCGCGGCTGGTCGCCCTCATCGTCGTCCTCGCCCTGGCGCTGGCCGGGTGCGTGCGCGTCAACGTCCACGGCGACCCGTCCACTCCGGATGCCCCGATGCCCGAAACCGCCCCGCTCCGCGTCGCCACCTACAACGTGTCGCTGTACGACGAGGACACCGGCGGACTGATCCGGCGGCTGGAGCTGGGCAATGCGCAGGCGCGCAGGATCGCCGCGGTGCTGCAGACGCTGCGGCCCGATATCGTGCTGCTCAACGAGTTCGACTACGACGAGGCCGGCCGCGCCGCCGACCTGTTCCAGCAGCGTTACCTCGAGCAGCCGCAGGCCGGCGGCGGCGAGCCGCTGCGCTATCCCTACCGCTACCTGGCCCCTGTCAACACCGGTGTCCCGAGCGGGCTGGACCTCGACGACAGCGGCAGCGTCGGCGGCGACGGCCGCGAGCGCGGCAACGATGCCTGGGGCTACGGCCTGCATCCGGGCCAGTACGGCATGCTGCTGCTGTCGAAACACCCGATCGACGCGGCACGCGCGCGCACGTTCCGGCTGCTGAAGTGGAGCGCGATGCCGGGCGCACGCCGCCCGGTCGATCCCGCGACCGGCGCGCCGTTCCATCGCGACGAGGTCTGGCGGCAGCTGCGGCTGTCGTCGAAGTCGCACTGGGACGTGCCGGTGGACACGCCGCTGGGCGTGCTGCACGTGCTGGCCTCGCACCCCACGCCGCCGACCTTCGACGGCCCCGAGAACCGCAACGGCCTGCGCAACCACGACGAGATCCGGCTGTGGCGCGAGTACATCTCTCCCGACGCGAAGCCCTGGCTGTGCGACGACGCCGGCACCTGCGGCGGGCTGCCCGGGGATGCGCGCTTCGTGATCCTGGGCGACCTCAACAACGATCCCACCGACGGCGCCGGCGAGCACGAGGCCATCGTCGAACTGCTCGAACACCCGCGCGTGCTGCGTCACGCCACGCCACGCAGCGAAGGGGCCGTGCTCGCGGCGGCCGCGGATGGGGGCGAGAACGGCGCGCATCGCGGCGCGCACGCACACGACACCGGCCGCTTCGGCCCCCGGGTAGGCAACCTGCGGCTGGACTACGTGCTGCCCTCGACCGGATTCACGGTCGCGGACTCTGGCGTGTTCTGGCCGCGGCCGGGCGATCCGGCCGCCGAGCTCGCGGCGGCGAGCGACCATCATCTGGTGTGGATCGACCTGCAGCGCTGA
- the rlmKL gene encoding bifunctional 23S rRNA (guanine(2069)-N(7))-methyltransferase RlmK/23S rRNA (guanine(2445)-N(2))-methyltransferase RlmL, with translation MKFFASCAKGLEYLLVDELVALGCSGGTAAVAGAHAEGSLSDAQRAVLWSRLASRVLWPLADYACADEHALYAGARAVPWHEHLDATMTLAVDAHVSGSEVTHARYAAQRIKDAVVDALRDTTGARPDVDLEAPDLRLNLVVRKGRAILSVDLGGGPLHRRGWRRAQGEAPLKENLAAAVLLRGGWPALYAEGGALLDPMCGSGTLLIEGALMAADVAPGLLRHGGRAPSRWRGFDVAAWDGMVEEALARERVGRTALRPVFDGGDIDPQAIRAARENAAAAGLRDAVRWHVRSIAQLDAAGLGQHSGAVAGDPALDPVADVPAGTAATGESTWSARGLVVCNPPYDARLAADPALYRALGDALRRAVPQWRASLLCGDRELAFATGLRAKKTYQVFNGALECVLVVCDPVLPAARVDAAPRVLSEGAGMVANRLRKTLKASRAWREREEVDCFRAYDADIPEYSAAIDVYTDVVSRERWLHVQEYAAPAEIPEAVTRKRFGELLAGASDALEVPRERIAVKTRVKGRGGAKYGHFARRGEFLTVREGAARLRVNLFDYLDTGLFLDHRPLRLRIAQQARDRRLLNLFCYTGAATVQAAVGGAAQTTSVDLSATYLEWLADNLRENAIGGTRHRIAQADAMAWLRADRGEYDLVFCDPPTFSNSARADDFDVQRSHVELLQLAVSRLAPDGVLYFSNNFRRFRLDADALAAFARVEDVSAATIPPDFARNPRIHRTWELRRRHG, from the coding sequence ATGAAGTTCTTCGCCAGCTGCGCCAAGGGCCTGGAATACCTGCTGGTCGACGAGCTCGTCGCGCTGGGCTGCAGCGGCGGGACGGCCGCGGTCGCCGGCGCCCATGCCGAAGGCTCGTTGTCCGACGCGCAACGCGCGGTGCTGTGGTCGCGGCTGGCGAGCCGCGTACTGTGGCCGCTGGCGGACTATGCCTGCGCCGACGAGCATGCGCTCTACGCCGGCGCGCGCGCGGTGCCCTGGCACGAGCACCTCGATGCCACGATGACCCTGGCGGTGGACGCGCACGTCTCCGGCAGCGAAGTCACCCATGCGCGCTACGCGGCGCAGCGGATCAAGGACGCGGTGGTGGATGCGCTGCGCGACACCACCGGCGCACGCCCCGACGTCGACCTCGAAGCCCCGGACCTGCGCCTGAACCTGGTGGTGCGCAAGGGCCGCGCCATCCTGTCGGTCGACCTGGGCGGCGGGCCGCTGCATCGGCGCGGCTGGCGTCGCGCCCAGGGCGAGGCGCCGCTGAAGGAAAACCTCGCCGCGGCCGTACTGCTGCGCGGCGGCTGGCCCGCGCTGTACGCCGAGGGCGGCGCGCTGCTGGACCCGATGTGCGGCAGCGGCACGCTGCTGATCGAAGGCGCGCTGATGGCGGCCGATGTCGCGCCGGGCTTGCTGCGCCACGGCGGGCGCGCGCCGAGCCGCTGGCGCGGTTTCGATGTGGCGGCGTGGGATGGAATGGTCGAAGAGGCGCTGGCGCGCGAACGCGTCGGCCGGACCGCGCTGCGCCCGGTGTTCGATGGCGGCGACATCGATCCGCAGGCGATCCGCGCCGCGCGCGAGAATGCCGCGGCCGCGGGCCTGCGCGATGCGGTGCGCTGGCACGTGCGTTCCATCGCGCAACTGGACGCGGCAGGTCTCGGGCAACACTCCGGTGCAGTTGCCGGCGACCCTGCGTTGGACCCGGTGGCGGATGTCCCGGCAGGGACCGCTGCGACAGGGGAATCCACCTGGTCGGCGCGCGGGCTCGTCGTCTGCAATCCGCCCTACGACGCGCGACTGGCCGCCGACCCCGCGCTGTACCGCGCACTCGGCGACGCGCTCAGGCGGGCGGTGCCGCAATGGCGCGCGAGCCTGCTGTGCGGCGATCGCGAACTGGCCTTCGCCACCGGCCTGCGTGCGAAGAAGACCTACCAGGTGTTCAACGGCGCACTGGAATGCGTGCTGGTCGTATGCGATCCGGTCCTGCCCGCGGCGCGGGTGGATGCGGCGCCGCGGGTGCTGTCGGAGGGCGCCGGCATGGTCGCCAACCGCCTGCGCAAGACCCTGAAGGCCTCGCGCGCCTGGCGCGAACGCGAGGAGGTCGACTGCTTCCGCGCCTACGATGCCGACATCCCCGAATATTCCGCGGCGATCGACGTCTACACCGATGTCGTGTCGCGCGAGCGCTGGCTGCACGTGCAGGAGTACGCCGCGCCTGCCGAGATCCCCGAGGCGGTCACGCGCAAGCGTTTCGGCGAACTGCTGGCAGGCGCGTCGGATGCGCTGGAGGTGCCGCGCGAACGCATCGCGGTGAAGACCCGCGTCAAGGGGCGGGGCGGAGCCAAGTACGGCCACTTCGCCCGTCGCGGCGAGTTCCTGACTGTGCGCGAGGGCGCGGCGCGCCTGCGGGTGAACCTGTTCGACTACCTGGACACCGGCCTGTTCCTCGACCATCGTCCGCTGCGCCTGCGCATCGCGCAGCAGGCGCGCGACCGGCGCCTGCTCAACCTGTTCTGCTACACCGGCGCGGCGACGGTGCAGGCGGCCGTCGGCGGCGCGGCGCAGACCACCAGCGTCGACCTGTCGGCGACCTACCTCGAATGGCTGGCCGACAACCTGCGCGAGAACGCGATCGGCGGTACCCGGCACCGCATCGCCCAGGCCGACGCGATGGCCTGGCTGCGTGCCGACCGTGGCGAATACGACCTGGTGTTCTGCGATCCGCCGACGTTCTCCAATTCCGCGCGCGCCGACGACTTCGACGTGCAGCGCTCGCACGTGGAGCTGCTGCAGCTGGCGGTCTCGCGCCTGGCGCCGGATGGCGTGCTCTATTTCTCGAACAATTTCCGCCGCTTCCGGCTCGATGCGGACGCGCTGGCGGCGTTCGCCCGGGTCGAGGACGTCAGCGCCGCGACCATCCCGCCCGACTTCGCCCGCAACCCGCGCATCCACCGCACCTGGGAACTCCGGCGCAGGCACGGCTGA
- a CDS encoding putative signal transducing protein, with protein sequence MRQVFSSARIENAEAVARLLADQGIEVRVENGRTLRSSIRGNFSYREQAEGATRAAVWVIRSDDQPRARQLLREAGLLEATAANPGNFLPAIGHAARLDAASPKRRVRVRFGLLIVAAVALALWLNQFRNPGWDLPEPVRADAPAASPIDPSLQAIATSADTHYRIPTPPALAATLAALEQAQSPDARLCLAVDGEAPGEAALAAARAAGLDPRPASTCEDGDDSLRVSVSDYLTDGSGSGTVEVSVARGDASPTPRRVEVERAEDQWRILRTL encoded by the coding sequence GTGCGCCAGGTCTTCAGCAGCGCACGCATCGAGAACGCCGAAGCCGTCGCCCGGTTGCTCGCCGACCAGGGCATCGAGGTGCGGGTCGAGAACGGCCGCACCCTGCGCAGCTCGATCCGCGGCAATTTCAGCTATCGCGAACAGGCGGAGGGCGCGACGCGCGCAGCGGTGTGGGTGATCCGCTCCGACGACCAGCCGCGCGCGCGCCAGCTGTTGCGCGAAGCGGGCCTGCTGGAAGCGACCGCCGCCAACCCGGGCAACTTCCTGCCCGCGATCGGCCATGCCGCGCGCCTGGACGCGGCTTCGCCCAAGCGCCGCGTCCGCGTCCGGTTCGGCCTGTTGATCGTCGCGGCCGTGGCGCTGGCGCTGTGGCTCAACCAGTTCCGCAATCCCGGCTGGGACCTGCCCGAACCGGTGCGCGCCGACGCGCCGGCGGCGAGCCCGATCGACCCGTCGCTGCAGGCGATCGCCACCAGCGCAGACACGCATTACCGCATCCCCACCCCGCCCGCACTGGCCGCGACCCTCGCCGCGCTGGAGCAGGCGCAGTCACCGGATGCCCGGCTGTGTCTCGCCGTCGACGGCGAGGCCCCGGGTGAAGCCGCGCTGGCGGCCGCGCGCGCGGCCGGTCTCGATCCACGGCCGGCCTCCACCTGCGAGGATGGAGACGACTCGCTGCGGGTCTCGGTTTCGGACTACCTGACCGACGGCTCGGGATCGGGCACGGTCGAGGTTTCGGTAGCCCGCGGCGATGCCAGCCCCACCCCGCGCCGGGTCGAGGTCGAGCGTGCCGAGGACCAGTGGCGCATCCTGCGTACACTCTGA
- a CDS encoding RNA polymerase sigma factor, producing MSNDAIDLLIKRELPAAVRGDRDAYGRIVVASQNVVTAVALAITRDVPTSEDIAQEAFLSAWHHLPRLKNPSSFLPWLRQITRNLAHDHLRGRRNRMLDGEVAELAIQHAADPDGCPLQQALDAERDAVAADLISELPEESREALLLYYREGQSSKQVAMLLGLSDAAVRKRLSRARQSVREDLLTRFSDFARSSAPSAAFAVGVTAALGFSKPAAAAGLGIATKSIAGSLFARFALGFAGAASGGLLGGLVAAWFARGVILDYADTAAERDMLLRFSRRYIVLSLAMIAAIIGTHLVFGDERHTFVAIAVALLAMNWQLLVMLPRRMNPLLARDARRDPVGARQRLLAYRLTWGRGGVMISNVIVIGSLIIAHFHFGG from the coding sequence ATGTCCAACGACGCGATCGACCTGCTGATCAAGCGCGAACTTCCCGCCGCGGTGCGCGGCGACCGCGACGCCTACGGCAGGATCGTGGTCGCCAGCCAGAACGTGGTGACCGCCGTCGCCCTGGCCATCACCCGTGACGTGCCCACCAGCGAGGACATCGCCCAGGAGGCCTTCCTGTCCGCCTGGCACCACCTGCCGCGGCTGAAGAACCCGTCGAGTTTCCTGCCGTGGCTGCGCCAGATCACCCGCAACCTGGCCCACGACCACCTGCGCGGCCGGCGCAACCGCATGCTCGACGGCGAGGTCGCGGAGCTGGCCATCCAGCACGCCGCCGACCCCGACGGCTGCCCGCTGCAGCAGGCGCTCGATGCCGAGCGCGATGCCGTCGCCGCCGACCTGATCTCAGAGCTGCCCGAGGAAAGTCGCGAGGCCCTGCTGCTGTACTACCGCGAAGGCCAGAGTTCGAAGCAGGTGGCGATGCTGCTGGGACTGTCCGATGCGGCGGTGCGCAAGCGCCTCTCGCGCGCACGCCAGAGCGTGCGCGAGGACCTGCTCACGCGCTTCAGCGACTTCGCCCGCAGCAGCGCGCCTTCGGCCGCGTTCGCGGTCGGCGTCACCGCGGCGCTGGGCTTCAGCAAGCCGGCCGCCGCGGCCGGGCTGGGCATCGCCACCAAGTCGATCGCCGGCAGCCTGTTCGCGCGGTTCGCCCTGGGCTTCGCCGGTGCGGCGTCCGGTGGCCTGCTCGGTGGGCTGGTCGCGGCCTGGTTCGCACGCGGCGTCATCCTCGACTACGCCGACACCGCCGCCGAGCGCGACATGCTGCTGCGCTTCTCGCGCCGCTACATCGTGCTGTCGCTGGCGATGATCGCGGCGATCATCGGCACCCACCTGGTGTTCGGCGACGAGCGCCACACCTTCGTCGCCATCGCCGTCGCGCTGCTGGCGATGAACTGGCAACTGCTGGTGATGCTGCCGCGGCGGATGAATCCGTTGCTGGCGCGCGACGCGCGGCGCGATCCGGTGGGTGCGAGGCAGCGGCTGCTGGCCTATCGGCTGACCTGGGGCCGCGGCGGGGTGATGATCAGCAACGTGATCGTGATCGGCTCGCTGATCATCGCCCACTTCCATTTCGGCGGCTGA
- a CDS encoding EF-hand domain-containing protein: MKHKTLFTALALALAMSAGAMAAEPAASPQRADKPALDTNGDGVVDRAEASKYPRLAAKFDTLDANSDGRLDASERPQRRHHGHGGMGSRSHGGHHGAERLDADGDGRLSREEVAAARAGRDGRPDRLGEHFDAIDANSDGYIVRNELRAWHETQRPLRQAEMRKRFDERFTTADLNGDGKLSRVEVDEKMPRLAKRFAWMDDNRDGFLSRAELQPPQRR, translated from the coding sequence ATGAAGCACAAGACCCTGTTCACCGCGCTCGCGCTGGCCCTGGCCATGTCCGCGGGTGCCATGGCGGCCGAGCCGGCCGCGTCCCCGCAGCGTGCGGACAAGCCCGCGCTCGACACCAACGGCGACGGCGTGGTCGATCGCGCGGAAGCGTCGAAGTACCCGCGCCTGGCGGCGAAGTTCGACACGCTCGATGCGAACTCCGACGGCCGGCTCGACGCCAGCGAGCGCCCGCAGCGCAGGCACCATGGCCACGGCGGCATGGGCTCGCGCAGCCACGGCGGCCACCACGGCGCCGAACGCCTCGACGCCGATGGCGACGGGCGCCTCAGCCGCGAAGAGGTGGCGGCCGCCAGGGCTGGTCGCGATGGACGCCCCGATCGGCTGGGCGAGCACTTCGACGCGATCGACGCCAACAGCGACGGTTACATCGTCCGCAACGAACTTCGCGCCTGGCACGAGACGCAGCGCCCGCTGCGCCAGGCCGAGATGCGCAAGCGCTTCGATGAACGCTTCACCACGGCCGACCTCAACGGCGACGGCAAGCTCAGCCGCGTCGAGGTCGACGAGAAGATGCCGCGACTGGCCAAGCGCTTCGCGTGGATGGACGACAACCGCGACGGCTTCCTGAGCCGCGCGGAACTGCAGCCGCCGCAGCGCCGCTGA
- the tesB gene encoding acyl-CoA thioesterase II, with translation MTSPVSELIELLSLERLEQDLFRGQSRDIGTRYVFGGQVLGQALSAAQATMPEPRAAHSLHAYFLRAGDIEHPIVYHVDRTRDGGSFSVRRVTAIQHGKVIFFCAASFQETEGGVEHQPPMPQVPDPDDISPAEPIAADVLATLPTKVQRWLARGGPFEFRHVHPRNDLKPAKQPPFNHVWFRLGERVGDGPELHRALLAYASDFHLLGTTTFPHGISYYQPDVQMASLDHALWFHRPFRADEWLLYSIDSPSAQGSRGLARGQVFSREGRLVASTAQEGLIRVVDQARAVDPASAKG, from the coding sequence ATGACCTCGCCCGTTTCCGAGCTGATCGAACTGCTGTCGCTGGAGCGGCTCGAGCAGGACCTGTTCCGCGGCCAGAGCCGCGACATCGGCACCCGCTACGTGTTCGGCGGGCAGGTGTTGGGCCAGGCGCTGTCGGCGGCGCAGGCGACGATGCCCGAACCGCGCGCGGCGCATTCGCTGCACGCCTACTTCCTGCGCGCGGGCGACATCGAGCATCCGATCGTCTACCACGTCGACCGCACCCGCGACGGCGGCAGCTTCTCGGTGCGCCGGGTGACCGCGATCCAGCACGGCAAGGTGATCTTCTTCTGCGCCGCCTCGTTCCAGGAGACCGAGGGCGGCGTCGAACACCAGCCGCCGATGCCGCAGGTACCCGATCCGGACGATATCTCCCCGGCCGAGCCGATCGCCGCCGACGTGCTGGCGACGCTCCCCACCAAGGTGCAGCGCTGGCTCGCCCGCGGCGGTCCGTTCGAGTTCCGCCACGTGCATCCGCGCAACGATCTCAAGCCGGCCAAGCAGCCGCCCTTCAACCACGTCTGGTTCCGGCTGGGCGAACGGGTCGGCGACGGTCCGGAACTGCATCGCGCCCTGCTCGCGTATGCCTCCGATTTCCACCTGCTCGGCACCACCACCTTCCCGCACGGCATCAGCTATTACCAGCCGGACGTGCAGATGGCCTCGCTCGACCACGCGCTGTGGTTCCACCGTCCGTTCCGGGCCGACGAATGGCTGCTGTATTCGATCGACAGCCCCAGCGCGCAGGGATCGCGCGGCCTGGCGCGCGGCCAGGTCTTCAGCCGCGAGGGCCGGCTGGTGGCCAGCACCGCGCAGGAAGGCCTGATCCGCGTGGTCGACCAGGCGCGTGCGGTCGATCCCGCGTCGGCGAAGGGCTGA
- a CDS encoding pirin family protein, translated as MNTTDPILYARIARKVRGTPASDGAGVRLTRVIGGGELPDLDPFLLLDEFGTDRPEDYLAGFPSHPHRGFETVTYMLDGRIRHKDNHGNEGLLVPGSVQWMTAGRGLVHSEMPEQENGRMRGFQLWVNLPAKDKMTAPRYQEFPPAQLPVVTPAEGVRVKLIAGAVHDADGALVRGPISQPATEPVYLDVELAPGAAWLYPLPPGHNAFAYAFEGDAMLGDGDDARALGAQEMAVLGGGDALKLHGGEAGARLIVVAGRPLREPVARHGPFVMNTREELMQAFVDFQEGRF; from the coding sequence ATGAACACCACCGATCCCATCCTTTACGCCCGCATCGCCCGCAAGGTCCGCGGCACGCCCGCGTCCGACGGTGCCGGGGTGCGTCTGACCCGCGTCATCGGCGGCGGCGAGCTGCCCGACCTCGATCCGTTCCTGCTGCTCGACGAGTTCGGCACCGACCGGCCCGAGGACTACCTCGCGGGCTTCCCCAGCCATCCGCACCGCGGGTTCGAGACCGTCACCTACATGCTCGACGGCCGCATTCGCCACAAGGACAACCACGGCAACGAGGGCCTGCTGGTGCCCGGCAGCGTGCAGTGGATGACGGCCGGCCGCGGCCTGGTGCACTCGGAGATGCCCGAGCAGGAAAACGGCCGCATGCGCGGCTTCCAGCTGTGGGTGAACCTGCCGGCGAAGGACAAGATGACGGCGCCGCGCTACCAGGAGTTCCCGCCTGCGCAGTTGCCGGTGGTGACGCCGGCCGAGGGCGTGCGGGTGAAGCTCATCGCCGGCGCTGTGCACGACGCCGATGGCGCACTCGTGCGCGGCCCGATCTCGCAGCCGGCGACCGAGCCGGTGTACCTCGACGTCGAGCTCGCGCCGGGTGCCGCATGGCTGTACCCGCTGCCGCCGGGCCACAACGCGTTCGCCTATGCGTTCGAGGGCGATGCGATGCTTGGCGACGGCGACGATGCGCGTGCGCTCGGCGCGCAGGAGATGGCGGTGCTCGGCGGCGGCGATGCGCTGAAGCTGCACGGCGGCGAGGCGGGTGCCCGGTTGATCGTGGTCGCCGGCCGGCCGCTGCGCGAGCCGGTGGCGCGCCACGGGCCGTTCGTGATGAATACCCGGGAGGAGCTGATGCAGGCGTTCGTCGATTTTCAGGAGGGGCGGTTCTGA